A DNA window from Paraburkholderia sp. IMGN_8 contains the following coding sequences:
- a CDS encoding DnaJ C-terminal domain-containing protein: MSLDEYYKRLSLPGTASPADVKRAYRRLRAKYHPDRNKGRESAVEPVFKRIQEAFEILTGERELPVSSPAAASTERRGKPAHSREHRSPPPMRGANCLIELFVPLEAAIHGGEVEASYPVKGPCHQCQERVSQCASCYGSGLSVSGMDCIACGGTGRPPASEQCQTCLGTGIRTCRKSETVKVPAGVWDGQRLVVEGGGHPGSNGGPPGDAIFSVAIVCSAAFRRDGLNLASEIQVDFVTATLGGNFEAQILCRAYQMAIPPNAQQGSTIRLPGHGLTDRTGSRGDLTLQLVLAMPAAASHLTDNERQRLREMFADAGRRAMQAIPARSQNNF, translated from the coding sequence GTGAGCCTCGACGAATACTACAAGCGGCTAAGTCTGCCGGGCACTGCGTCGCCGGCAGACGTCAAGCGCGCGTACCGACGGCTAAGAGCAAAGTACCACCCGGATCGCAACAAGGGGCGCGAATCGGCAGTCGAGCCGGTGTTCAAGCGCATTCAGGAAGCGTTTGAGATTCTGACCGGCGAGCGTGAGCTGCCCGTGTCCAGCCCGGCGGCGGCATCGACTGAGCGGCGCGGCAAGCCAGCACACTCGCGCGAACACCGTAGCCCGCCTCCGATGCGCGGCGCGAACTGCCTGATCGAACTTTTCGTGCCGCTCGAAGCCGCGATCCACGGCGGCGAGGTCGAAGCGAGCTATCCGGTGAAGGGACCATGTCACCAATGTCAAGAAAGGGTTTCCCAGTGCGCGAGCTGCTACGGCAGCGGTCTGTCGGTCTCGGGCATGGACTGCATCGCCTGTGGGGGAACCGGTCGCCCGCCAGCGAGTGAGCAGTGTCAAACGTGTCTCGGTACGGGTATCAGAACCTGTCGGAAGTCCGAGACAGTGAAGGTTCCAGCGGGTGTGTGGGATGGCCAGCGTCTTGTCGTCGAAGGTGGTGGCCATCCCGGGTCGAATGGTGGTCCGCCGGGCGACGCGATCTTCTCGGTCGCGATTGTATGCAGCGCGGCCTTTCGTCGCGACGGCCTGAATCTCGCAAGCGAGATTCAGGTTGATTTCGTGACAGCCACGCTCGGCGGTAACTTCGAAGCGCAGATCCTGTGCCGTGCGTACCAGATGGCGATTCCGCCGAACGCGCAGCAGGGCAGCACGATCCGTCTACCCGGACATGGACTCACGGACCGCACCGGCTCGCGCGGTGACCTGACGCTGCAATTGGTGCTCGCGATGCCGGCTGCGGCTTCACATCTCACCGACAACGAGCGACAACGGCTGCGCGAGATGTTTGCGGACGCTGGGCGTCGCGCAATGCAGGCAATTCCAGCACGCTCGCAAAACAATTTCTGA